The following are encoded together in the Pleurocapsa sp. FMAR1 genome:
- a CDS encoding succinylglutamate desuccinylase/aspartoacylase family protein, translated as MSENTFEIAKEIIAPGKLRRFELPVSRLATQTLVSLPVTVVNGVEPGPKLWLSAAIHGDEINGVEIIAQILGRINPQKLRGTIIAVSIVNVFGFIEQSRYLPDRRDLNRSFPGSESGSLASQLANLFMREIVQRSTHGIDLHTAAVHRINLPQIRANLKDETTYRCAKAFGAPVMMHASTRDGSLRHAATRKGIPVLLYEAGEALRFDPLAIEVGVKGILQVMNCLEMYQEDLVSRVSDSWETNNSKWIRASCGGIFHLEVNLGEKVTRRQELGYITNAFGERRVAVRASVTGLVISHIQNPLVNQGDAIIHLAII; from the coding sequence GTGTCAGAAAATACGTTTGAAATTGCCAAGGAAATAATTGCACCAGGAAAGTTACGGCGTTTTGAGCTTCCTGTAAGCCGATTAGCCACTCAAACTTTAGTTTCTCTGCCTGTTACCGTGGTTAACGGCGTTGAACCAGGTCCCAAGTTATGGTTAAGCGCAGCCATTCATGGGGATGAAATTAATGGCGTAGAAATTATTGCTCAAATATTAGGCAGAATTAATCCTCAAAAGTTGCGGGGAACTATTATTGCTGTTTCCATTGTCAATGTATTTGGCTTTATTGAACAATCGCGCTACCTTCCCGACAGAAGAGATTTGAACCGTTCTTTTCCTGGTTCAGAAAGTGGTTCTTTGGCTTCTCAATTAGCCAATTTGTTTATGCGTGAAATTGTTCAGCGTAGCACCCACGGTATCGATCTACACACCGCAGCAGTTCATCGTATTAACTTGCCTCAAATCCGCGCTAACTTGAAAGATGAAACTACTTATCGTTGTGCTAAAGCCTTTGGCGCACCTGTAATGATGCACGCTTCTACTAGGGATGGATCTTTGCGCCATGCAGCCACCAGAAAAGGTATTCCCGTTTTACTGTATGAAGCAGGAGAGGCTTTACGTTTTGACCCTTTGGCAATTGAGGTCGGAGTTAAGGGAATTTTACAGGTGATGAATTGCTTGGAAATGTATCAAGAAGATCTGGTTTCAAGAGTCTCCGATTCTTGGGAAACTAACAATAGCAAGTGGATACGGGCTTCTTGTGGGGGGATTTTTCATCTTGAAGTTAACTTGGGCGAGAAAGTGACTAGAAGACAAGAGCTAGGCTATATTACTAACGCTTTTGGAGAAAGACGAGTTGCAGTAAGAGCTAGCGTCACAGGTCTGGTTATTAGCCATATTCAAAATCCTTTAGTTAATCAAGGTGATGCCATTATTCATCTGGCGATAATTTGA